Proteins from a genomic interval of Lactococcus protaetiae:
- a CDS encoding DNA alkylation repair protein translates to MQEIIEIFRAQCNQEVAEKQAAYLRHQFEFIGLKTPVRRQLQKVFLANLCKNKVIDWSFVWKMWQLPEREFQYLAADYLIKMKKHLTNADLFEIKKLAVTKSWWETVDTLDELVGHLLLTDKSLSAMTTATGRFSDVARVDIVPQIDVKTEIEKWAVDDNFWVRRLAIDCQLGFKEKTDIVLLESVLTKNLSGSTFDQEFFINKAIGWALRDFSKTDADWVREFIKINGHKMSKLSYREASKYL, encoded by the coding sequence ATGCAGGAAATTATTGAAATTTTTAGGGCGCAATGCAATCAAGAGGTTGCTGAAAAACAGGCTGCATATTTACGTCATCAATTTGAGTTTATAGGTTTAAAAACTCCTGTACGACGCCAATTGCAAAAAGTATTCTTGGCAAACCTATGTAAAAATAAAGTGATTGATTGGTCATTTGTTTGGAAAATGTGGCAGTTACCTGAGCGTGAATTTCAATATTTAGCGGCAGATTATTTGATAAAGATGAAAAAACATCTGACAAATGCTGACTTGTTTGAAATAAAAAAACTCGCTGTTACAAAGTCTTGGTGGGAAACTGTTGATACTTTAGATGAATTAGTTGGACATTTGTTGCTTACTGACAAAAGTCTGTCAGCAATGACCACTGCGACTGGTCGCTTTAGCGATGTAGCGAGGGTAGATATTGTGCCACAAATCGATGTTAAGACAGAAATTGAAAAATGGGCGGTAGATGATAATTTCTGGGTGCGCAGACTTGCGATTGATTGTCAGTTAGGTTTTAAAGAAAAGACGGACATAGTTTTACTAGAAAGTGTACTGACAAAAAATTTGTCAGGTTCAACTTTTGACCAAGAATTTTTTATTAACAAAGCGATTGGCTGGGCGCTCCGCGATTTTTCAAAAACTGACGCTGATTGGGTACGTGAGTTCATCAAAATAAATGGTCATAAAATGAGTAAACTCTCATATCGAGAGGCGAGTAAATATCTTTAA
- a CDS encoding ATP-binding cassette domain-containing protein, with amino-acid sequence MRIDAERITFAYGDRRVLRDLSVTFEAGKVYGIVGKNGAGKTTFFKVLTNIITNYQGTVKIADVDVKANPEVLAKVGILLDDIELYKSYTGWFNLRYFGGLRGNFDEEKVRQLAAKLGIDDALGKRVSSYSLGMGKKLILLISLMNDAEILIFDEPFRGIDAASVAWFRETLLSLKKEGKLILISSHVQEDIEMLCDVVYGLSDGKFTDSFDLNDKNQVLTYRVVVSDVSVLTEILSARGLVYQVEHQVVSFDATVEKFQEVFQESVGKGLIFDEIKKDSKFVEFVK; translated from the coding sequence ATGAGAATTGATGCAGAACGTATAACTTTTGCTTATGGTGATAGAAGAGTGCTGAGAGATTTATCAGTTACTTTTGAAGCTGGAAAAGTTTATGGGATTGTTGGAAAAAATGGAGCTGGAAAAACAACATTTTTCAAAGTGCTAACGAACATTATTACAAATTATCAAGGGACAGTTAAAATTGCTGACGTAGATGTTAAAGCTAATCCAGAAGTACTTGCAAAAGTGGGAATTCTATTGGATGATATTGAACTTTATAAATCTTATACTGGATGGTTTAATCTGAGATACTTTGGTGGTTTACGTGGAAATTTTGATGAAGAAAAAGTTCGGCAATTGGCGGCAAAATTGGGTATTGATGATGCTTTAGGTAAAAGGGTGTCAAGCTACTCATTAGGGATGGGAAAAAAGCTGATTTTGCTAATTTCTTTGATGAATGACGCAGAAATTTTGATTTTTGATGAACCTTTCCGTGGCATTGATGCGGCATCTGTGGCATGGTTTCGTGAAACTTTATTAAGCTTGAAAAAAGAAGGGAAACTGATTTTAATTTCTAGTCATGTTCAAGAAGATATTGAGATGCTATGTGATGTTGTTTATGGACTTTCAGATGGGAAATTTACTGACAGCTTTGATTTGAATGATAAAAATCAAGTATTGACTTACAGAGTGGTTGTCAGCGATGTGTCGGTGCTGACAGAAATTCTGTCAGCGCGCGGTCTGGTCTATCAGGTAGAGCATCAAGTGGTAAGTTTTGATGCAACTGTAGAAAAGTTCCAAGAAGTATTTCAAGAGTCAGTTGGTAAGGGATTAATCTTTGATGAGATTAAAAAAGATTCAAAATTTGTTGAATTTGTGAAATGA
- a CDS encoding tautomerase family protein has protein sequence MPLINIDLYDKWTKEEAKVLLNGIHRAVLSSFGVPERDRYQILRWHKEDEMILEDTGLGFERDKGREVVIQVISRKRTEDSKVAFYKAVAANLKEDLALNPKNLLISIVENGDADWSFADGEAQFLTGKL, from the coding sequence ATGCCTCTAATTAATATTGACCTCTATGATAAATGGACAAAAGAGGAAGCCAAAGTGTTGCTTAATGGTATTCATCGTGCTGTGTTGTCAAGCTTTGGTGTACCTGAACGTGATCGTTATCAGATTTTGCGCTGGCATAAAGAAGATGAGATGATTTTAGAAGATACAGGATTGGGTTTCGAGCGCGACAAAGGGCGTGAAGTGGTGATTCAGGTCATTTCGAGAAAACGGACAGAAGATTCTAAGGTAGCTTTTTACAAAGCAGTAGCTGCTAATCTAAAGGAAGATTTAGCTTTGAATCCAAAAAATTTACTCATTTCTATCGTAGAAAATGGTGATGCGGATTGGTCATTTGCTGATGGAGAAGCGCAATTTTTGACAGGAAAATTATGA
- a CDS encoding glycosyltransferase family 4 protein: MRVGLFTDSYFPQISGVATSIQTLAVELEKLGHEVFIFTTTDPNADVDHEKNIIRLQSIPFVSLAERKIVLKGVFAAYQIAKEYDLDIIHTQTEFGMGILGKMVAVQLRIPVIHTLHTKYEDYVYYIAKGRLIRPSMVKYIIRNFLRGTEAIICPSEMVLETVNGYGVTLPKRVIPTGIEIERFKREDITAEDTLKLRDKLGIKKDEIMLLSLSRIAAEKNIQAVIHALPDILTEFPVKLVIVGHGPYADTLKALVSDLNLDDIVIFTGRVENEQTAYYYKAADFFISASTSETQGLTYLEALAAGTRVIAAKNPYLNTLINDVEFGRLFDGENDIAEQTCEAIAHKHPIDKFKFEKKLYEISAEHFAKQVYLFYLDTIIEYDTLKSIESDRLPMKIEDAIRQMPLTVKHSIKREQIRAKYFARKASKLAKNLQSYVKIDKDKEQD; the protein is encoded by the coding sequence ATGAGAGTTGGACTTTTTACAGACAGCTATTTTCCACAAATTAGTGGTGTGGCTACAAGTATTCAAACCCTAGCTGTAGAGCTTGAAAAACTGGGACATGAGGTATTTATTTTTACAACTACTGACCCAAATGCAGATGTCGACCACGAAAAAAATATCATTCGCCTGCAATCTATTCCTTTTGTCAGTTTAGCAGAACGTAAGATTGTATTAAAAGGGGTTTTTGCAGCCTATCAAATCGCTAAAGAATATGATCTTGATATTATTCATACACAGACTGAGTTTGGTATGGGAATTTTAGGTAAAATGGTTGCCGTGCAACTTCGCATTCCTGTTATTCACACACTGCATACAAAATACGAAGACTATGTTTACTATATTGCTAAAGGTCGCCTGATTCGTCCAAGCATGGTGAAATATATTATTCGTAACTTTTTACGTGGAACGGAAGCAATTATTTGCCCAAGTGAAATGGTATTGGAAACAGTTAATGGCTATGGCGTGACACTTCCTAAACGTGTAATTCCGACTGGAATCGAAATCGAACGTTTCAAACGTGAAGATATTACAGCTGAGGACACTTTAAAATTACGAGATAAATTAGGTATAAAAAAAGACGAGATAATGCTACTTAGCTTGTCAAGAATTGCAGCAGAAAAAAATATTCAAGCCGTCATTCATGCACTTCCTGATATTTTAACAGAGTTTCCCGTGAAACTTGTTATTGTAGGGCATGGACCTTATGCTGATACATTAAAAGCTTTAGTTTCCGATTTAAATCTTGATGATATTGTGATTTTTACTGGACGTGTAGAAAATGAACAAACAGCTTACTATTACAAAGCTGCTGATTTTTTCATTTCTGCCTCAACCTCCGAAACTCAGGGTCTAACTTACTTAGAGGCATTAGCTGCAGGTACACGTGTGATAGCTGCAAAAAATCCTTATTTAAATACCCTGATTAATGATGTAGAATTTGGACGACTATTTGATGGAGAGAACGATATTGCAGAACAAACCTGTGAAGCTATCGCTCACAAACATCCCATTGATAAGTTCAAATTTGAGAAAAAATTATATGAAATCTCTGCTGAACATTTTGCTAAACAAGTCTATCTCTTTTACTTAGACACAATCATTGAGTATGACACTCTTAAGAGCATTGAATCTGACCGCCTTCCGATGAAGATAGAAGATGCTATCCGCCAGATGCCTTTAACCGTAAAACACTCTATCAAACGTGAACAAATTCGTGCAAAATATTTTGCTAGAAAAGCCAGCAAATTGGCGAAAAATCTGCAAAGTTATGTTAAAATAGATAAGGACAAAGAGCAGGATTAA
- a CDS encoding tRNA1(Val) (adenine(37)-N6)-methyltransferase, producing the protein MRNVELKENERVDEIASSGVKIIQSREVFSFSIDAILLARFPRLPSRGQIVDMCAGNGAVGLFASSRTKANIIEVEIQERLADMAQRSIELNDLTSRMSVITDNLNNTTKYLNTSSTDLIFCNPPYFKIDSEDSHINESHHYTLARHELTTNLDEIFDTAKKLLKSNGHIAMVHRPERFLEIVDKMRANNLQPKWIQFVYPKANQPANILLIDAIKDGRAGGEIFLPPLVIHNEDGSYTKEIDEIYYGKH; encoded by the coding sequence ATGAGAAATGTCGAATTGAAAGAAAATGAACGAGTTGATGAGATTGCAAGCAGTGGTGTAAAAATTATCCAAAGCCGAGAGGTTTTTTCTTTTAGTATTGATGCTATTTTGCTTGCACGTTTTCCACGTCTTCCAAGTCGGGGGCAAATTGTTGACATGTGTGCGGGGAACGGTGCCGTTGGTCTTTTTGCGAGCAGTAGAACTAAAGCAAATATTATTGAGGTAGAAATACAGGAGCGTTTGGCTGATATGGCACAGCGTTCAATTGAACTCAATGATTTGACTTCCAGAATGTCTGTCATTACCGACAACTTAAATAATACGACTAAATATTTGAACACATCAAGTACAGATTTAATTTTTTGTAACCCGCCCTATTTCAAAATAGATTCGGAAGATAGTCACATCAATGAAAGTCATCATTACACATTGGCGCGTCATGAGTTAACAACAAACCTAGATGAAATTTTTGATACAGCAAAAAAATTGCTAAAATCCAATGGACACATTGCAATGGTACATCGTCCAGAGCGTTTTCTTGAAATTGTTGATAAAATGCGTGCTAATAATTTGCAACCTAAATGGATTCAGTTTGTCTATCCTAAGGCAAATCAGCCAGCAAACATCTTGCTGATTGATGCGATTAAAGATGGAAGGGCAGGTGGAGAAATTTTTCTACCTCCACTCGTCATCCACAATGAAGACGGGTCCTATACCAAAGAAATAGATGAAATTTATTACGGTAAGCATTGA
- the rlmH gene encoding 23S rRNA (pseudouridine(1915)-N(3))-methyltransferase RlmH — protein sequence MKIKLIVVGKLKEKYLKEGISEYVKRMSTMLPLEVIELPDEKIPDHASEKEQEAVKNREGEKILSRLQDGDKLIALAIRGNLMTSEELADLVKQNEVYGTRHLIFVIGGSLGLSDAVYQRCDAQVSFGRMTLPHQLMRLVLVEQIYRAQMINRGSAYHK from the coding sequence ATGAAGATAAAATTAATCGTAGTAGGTAAATTAAAAGAAAAATATCTAAAGGAGGGGATTTCTGAATACGTTAAGCGTATGAGCACCATGTTGCCGTTAGAAGTCATTGAGTTACCAGATGAAAAAATACCAGACCATGCTTCTGAAAAAGAACAAGAGGCGGTAAAAAATCGCGAAGGAGAAAAGATTTTATCTCGTTTGCAAGATGGTGATAAATTGATTGCTTTAGCTATACGTGGTAATTTGATGACTTCAGAAGAGCTTGCTGATTTGGTAAAACAGAACGAGGTTTATGGTACTCGTCATCTGATTTTTGTAATTGGGGGTTCATTAGGTTTATCTGATGCAGTTTATCAACGCTGCGATGCACAGGTTTCTTTTGGTCGTATGACGCTACCTCATCAATTGATGAGGCTAGTTTTGGTGGAGCAAATTTATCGAGCACAGATGATTAATCGTGGCTCGGCTTATCATAAGTGA
- the polA gene encoding DNA polymerase I, producing the protein MENKNRLLLIDGSSIAFRAFFALYNQLDRFVAPNGLHTNAIFAFHTMLSSLMERIQPTHVLIAFDAGKTTFRTEMFAEYKGGRSKTPDEFREQLPFIKEMIEKLGIRHYELVNYEADDIIGTLDKMAEAPDVDFDVTIVTGDKDMIQLTDWNTRVEISKKGVAEFEEFTPEYLNEKMGLTPTQFIDLKALMGDSSDNYPGVTKIGEKTALKLLQEWESLDNLYANIDSLKASKMKENLVADKEMAYLSQKLATINTNAPIEIGLEDTRIQSKNISALSIFYDEMGFAQFKNKLLSDGGLSELTETTKDEIVFEVVTDSASDFSVSKDDFFYLETLGENYHREKIVAFAWGNAEKIYVSKNLSVLTEMELPENTYDFKKNRVLLHHLGRELPVSKFDAMLAKYLISTTEDNKISTIARLFDVGQVALDEEIFGKGTKLAVPDDEVLFEHLARKIRVLVNAKSKMLSELEENEQLSLLTEMELPLAEVLAKMEITGISVSNDTLEEIGNENEEKLSLLTKEIYELAGEEFNINSPKQLGVILFEKLQLPAGKKTKTGYSTAVDVLEDLAPLSPVVAKILEYRQINKVQSTYVKGLIPQIAEDGKIHTRYVQDLTQTGRLSSVDPNLQNIPVRLEEGRKIRRAFVPSKGAVLLSSDYSQIELRVLAHISGDEHLIDAFNHGADIHTSTAMRVFGIERAEDVTPNDRRNAKAVNFGVVYGISDFGLARNLGITRKSAKNYIDTYFERYPGIKKYMEDIVREARDKGFVETMSHRRRKIPDINARNFNVRGFAERTAINSPIQGSAADILKIAMINLDKALIESHSQAKLLLQVHDEIILDVPQEELGEIRKLVKKTMEDAIELAVPLKVDENAGKTWYEAK; encoded by the coding sequence ATGGAAAATAAGAATAGACTTTTGTTGATTGATGGTTCTTCTATTGCTTTTAGGGCTTTCTTTGCGTTGTATAATCAGTTGGACCGGTTTGTGGCTCCAAATGGTTTGCATACAAATGCAATTTTTGCTTTTCACACGATGTTGTCGTCTTTGATGGAACGTATTCAACCGACACATGTGTTGATTGCTTTTGATGCTGGGAAAACAACTTTTCGGACGGAAATGTTTGCGGAATATAAGGGAGGACGTTCTAAAACTCCAGATGAATTTCGTGAGCAGTTACCATTTATCAAGGAAATGATTGAGAAACTGGGGATTCGTCATTATGAATTGGTGAATTACGAAGCTGATGATATTATTGGAACCTTGGATAAAATGGCTGAGGCACCAGATGTGGATTTTGATGTCACCATTGTTACTGGTGATAAGGATATGATTCAGTTGACAGACTGGAATACCCGAGTAGAAATCTCTAAAAAAGGTGTGGCGGAGTTTGAAGAATTTACTCCTGAGTACTTGAATGAGAAAATGGGACTTACTCCAACGCAATTCATTGACCTAAAAGCATTGATGGGAGATTCGTCAGATAATTATCCTGGAGTGACTAAAATTGGTGAAAAAACGGCATTGAAGCTGCTGCAAGAGTGGGAATCGCTTGATAATTTATATGCAAATATAGATTCGCTCAAGGCAAGCAAGATGAAGGAGAATTTGGTTGCTGACAAGGAGATGGCTTATCTGTCACAAAAGCTTGCCACGATCAATACAAATGCGCCAATAGAAATTGGCTTGGAAGATACTCGAATCCAATCTAAAAATATTTCAGCACTTAGTATTTTTTATGATGAGATGGGTTTTGCTCAATTTAAGAACAAATTATTGTCTGATGGTGGGCTGTCAGAGCTGACAGAAACTACTAAAGATGAAATTGTTTTTGAAGTAGTTACTGACAGTGCTTCTGATTTTTCTGTCAGTAAAGATGATTTCTTTTATTTGGAAACTTTGGGCGAGAATTATCATCGGGAAAAAATTGTCGCATTTGCATGGGGAAATGCTGAAAAAATCTATGTTTCTAAGAATCTGTCAGTACTGACAGAAATGGAATTACCTGAAAATACCTATGATTTCAAGAAAAATCGAGTATTGTTACATCATCTGGGGCGCGAACTTCCAGTTTCTAAATTTGATGCGATGCTTGCGAAATACCTGATTTCGACAACTGAGGATAATAAAATTTCCACTATTGCGCGTCTATTTGATGTTGGGCAAGTTGCTTTAGATGAGGAAATTTTTGGTAAGGGGACGAAACTTGCTGTTCCCGATGATGAAGTGTTGTTTGAACATTTGGCTCGAAAAATCAGAGTGTTGGTCAATGCAAAGTCGAAAATGTTGTCAGAACTTGAAGAAAATGAACAATTGTCATTACTGACAGAAATGGAACTACCATTAGCAGAAGTGCTTGCAAAAATGGAAATTACAGGAATCTCTGTCAGTAATGATACACTTGAGGAAATTGGTAATGAAAACGAGGAAAAGTTGTCATTACTGACAAAAGAAATTTATGAATTGGCTGGAGAAGAATTTAATATTAATTCGCCAAAACAGCTTGGTGTGATTTTGTTTGAGAAGCTGCAATTACCTGCTGGTAAAAAAACAAAAACAGGCTATTCTACTGCGGTTGATGTTTTAGAAGATTTGGCACCATTATCGCCTGTAGTGGCAAAGATTCTTGAGTACCGTCAAATTAATAAGGTTCAATCCACTTATGTGAAGGGCTTGATTCCTCAGATTGCAGAAGATGGAAAAATCCATACGCGCTATGTGCAAGATTTGACGCAGACTGGACGTTTATCTTCGGTTGACCCTAATTTACAAAATATTCCAGTGCGTCTTGAAGAGGGGCGAAAGATTCGTCGGGCGTTTGTACCAAGCAAAGGTGCAGTGCTTTTGAGTTCGGACTATTCGCAAATTGAGTTGCGAGTATTGGCGCATATTTCTGGTGATGAGCATTTGATTGATGCCTTTAATCATGGTGCTGATATCCATACTTCAACGGCAATGCGGGTATTTGGGATTGAGCGGGCAGAAGATGTGACACCAAATGACCGTAGAAATGCAAAAGCGGTTAATTTTGGAGTAGTCTATGGGATTTCTGATTTTGGTTTAGCACGAAATCTAGGAATTACCCGAAAATCTGCTAAAAACTACATTGATACTTATTTTGAACGCTATCCAGGAATTAAGAAGTATATGGAAGATATTGTTCGCGAAGCACGAGACAAGGGTTTTGTCGAAACAATGAGTCACAGGCGTCGTAAAATTCCAGATATTAATGCGAGAAATTTCAATGTTCGTGGTTTTGCTGAGCGAACTGCAATCAACTCGCCAATTCAAGGTTCGGCTGCGGACATTTTGAAAATTGCGATGATTAATTTGGACAAAGCACTAATAGAATCTCATTCGCAAGCAAAATTACTTCTACAAGTACATGATGAAATCATCTTAGATGTACCTCAGGAAGAACTTGGAGAAATCAGAAAGTTAGTCAAAAAGACGATGGAAGATGCGATAGAACTTGCAGTTCCACTAAAAGTAGATGAAAATGCTGGTAAAACATGGTATGAAGCTAAGTGA
- a CDS encoding S1C family serine protease: protein MSKGNFGKMLLTGVVGGAIALGGSAIYQNATNNNTASTSGSSVPVKTVKVDVNTDTTAAIKKVSNAVVSVLNYQNQSSSDDVFNSIFGQNSGNNQSSATSSLASEGSGVIYKKENGKAYIVTNNHVVEGANSLEVLLAGGQKVKATLVGTDAYTDLAVLKIDDSDVKEVATFADSSNLTIGEPAIAVGSPLGSEFANTATEGIVSAINRQVSMQNDEGQNVNVNAIQTDAAINPGNSGGALINIEGQVIGITQSKLTTTQDGSTSVEGMGFAIPSNDVVNIIAKLEKDGKVIRPALGITMVDLSQFSTDDLNQLKLPDSVTGGVVVHTVQSGMPASTAGLKAGDVITKIGDTTITSSTDLQSALYKYNIGDTVAITYYRDGKSHTANVKLNKSTSDLQQSSSSSQNP, encoded by the coding sequence ATGTCAAAAGGTAATTTCGGGAAAATGCTCTTGACTGGTGTCGTAGGTGGGGCCATCGCACTAGGCGGGAGTGCAATTTACCAAAACGCAACAAACAATAATACCGCTAGTACTAGTGGTTCCTCCGTTCCAGTCAAGACTGTAAAAGTTGATGTTAATACAGACACAACTGCTGCAATCAAAAAGGTTTCTAACGCAGTTGTTTCCGTCCTTAACTATCAAAATCAGAGTTCCAGTGACGATGTTTTCAACAGTATCTTCGGACAAAATAGTGGAAACAACCAAAGTTCAGCAACTTCTAGTTTAGCTAGTGAAGGTTCTGGAGTCATTTATAAAAAAGAGAACGGTAAAGCTTATATCGTTACTAACAATCACGTTGTAGAAGGTGCTAATAGCCTCGAAGTCCTGTTAGCTGGTGGTCAAAAAGTAAAAGCTACTCTAGTTGGCACAGATGCTTACACTGACCTTGCCGTACTTAAAATTGATGATAGTGACGTTAAAGAAGTAGCTACTTTCGCAGATTCTAGTAACTTAACAATTGGAGAACCTGCAATTGCAGTCGGCTCTCCTCTCGGTTCTGAGTTTGCTAATACCGCAACAGAAGGAATTGTTTCAGCCATTAATCGTCAAGTATCAATGCAGAATGATGAAGGACAAAATGTCAATGTCAATGCAATTCAAACTGATGCTGCCATCAATCCAGGAAATTCTGGAGGAGCATTAATTAATATTGAAGGACAAGTCATTGGTATTACACAGTCAAAACTGACAACTACCCAAGATGGCTCAACAAGCGTTGAAGGAATGGGATTTGCCATTCCATCCAATGATGTGGTTAACATTATTGCTAAACTTGAAAAAGACGGTAAAGTTATTCGTCCTGCATTAGGTATTACGATGGTTGATTTGTCACAATTCTCAACTGATGACCTCAATCAGCTCAAACTTCCTGATAGTGTAACTGGTGGTGTGGTTGTTCATACTGTTCAATCAGGTATGCCTGCTAGTACTGCTGGTCTAAAAGCTGGAGATGTCATCACAAAGATTGGTGATACAACAATTACCTCTTCAACAGATTTGCAAAGTGCTCTTTATAAATATAATATTGGAGATACTGTCGCTATTACCTATTACCGTGATGGTAAATCTCACACAGCCAATGTTAAACTCAATAAATCAACAAGTGACTTGCAACAATCAAGCTCATCAAGCCAAAACCCTTAA
- a CDS encoding ABC transporter permease: MTVSNIFKMEMYRNFRDRAYLIVIGILTVSFAIAASLGIAMIFQAKSGHETAPLIFLEGPLVFALFIAFAAFSIIYPWHLMSTDYNNKVLSLVVASGVKRSRYYFVKLLATIVTNLLAYFAIGVIPVVLLLGFFHQEFIDFVQTVIHGFTANQGWLLLLNLLVSSIATMVILYFVVILTRGKFWGVFVFLGIRLGLGVVVSSIGLSIASVSGALTSGLLGNHWLDFAVSLIEIIIFGFAGFLMLKKQDL; this comes from the coding sequence ATGACAGTTTCAAATATTTTTAAGATGGAAATGTATCGGAATTTTCGAGACCGAGCGTACCTGATTGTGATTGGTATTTTGACGGTTTCGTTTGCAATTGCTGCATCTTTGGGGATTGCAATGATATTTCAGGCAAAATCTGGTCATGAAACAGCGCCTCTGATTTTTCTTGAAGGTCCTTTAGTATTTGCTTTATTTATTGCATTTGCTGCTTTTTCTATTATTTATCCGTGGCACTTGATGAGTACGGATTATAATAATAAAGTATTGAGTTTAGTTGTAGCTAGTGGTGTTAAACGGAGTAGGTATTATTTTGTGAAACTTCTTGCGACAATTGTGACTAATCTTTTGGCATATTTTGCTATTGGGGTGATCCCAGTTGTTCTCTTGCTTGGCTTTTTCCATCAGGAATTTATAGATTTCGTACAGACAGTGATTCATGGATTTACAGCAAATCAAGGTTGGCTGCTTTTGTTAAACCTACTTGTGTCAAGCATTGCGACGATGGTTATTTTATATTTCGTTGTTATTTTGACACGTGGGAAGTTCTGGGGAGTGTTCGTTTTTCTTGGAATTCGTCTGGGACTTGGTGTTGTTGTAAGTTCGATTGGTTTGTCTATTGCGAGCGTTTCGGGTGCTTTGACAAGCGGATTATTGGGAAATCATTGGTTAGATTTTGCTGTGTCACTCATTGAAATTATTATTTTTGGCTTTGCTGGATTTTTGATGTTGAAAAAGCAAGATTTATGA